A stretch of Vigna angularis cultivar LongXiaoDou No.4 chromosome 4, ASM1680809v1, whole genome shotgun sequence DNA encodes these proteins:
- the LOC108331794 gene encoding uncharacterized protein LOC108331794 — translation MGLLARAIMGTAEEVVEIESLEKSLLEENERETEAVLYAASFREMEHRFVKYQTVQWVLYSVLLILAWGIGFLMLLYLPVRRFILRKDIRSRTLYLTPNAIVYKITRPVPFPCFGVLKKEKHVLLHSVADVVVEQGYLQSLFGVYSLRVENVGVRRPPSDDVKIEGVANPNAFRKAVMMRLSNMRNEVMSRQVSTFEDVPNHLMMSTSKSLKHDYKPSREQLLMQKLEEVGSSVKRIQSLFEEQQSQTTESID, via the exons ATGGGCTTGTTGGCGAGGGCCATTATGGGAACGGCGGAGGAGGTGGTGGAAATAGAGAGTTTGGAGAAGAGTTTGTTGGAGGAGAATGAGCGCGAGACGGAGGCGGTGCTCTATGCGGCGTCGTTCCGGGAGATGGAACACAGATTCGTGAAGTATCAAACAGTGCAGTGGGTGCTTTACTCCGTGTTGTTGATTCTGGCATGGGGCATTGGATTTCTCATGTTGCTTTATCTACCAGTGAGAAGGTTCATACTGAGGAAGGATATTCGTTCTAGAACCCTCTATCTCACTCCAAACGCCATTGTTTACAAG ATTACGAGGCCGGTGCCATTTCCGTGTTTTGGAGTGCTGAAGAAGGAGAAGCACGTTTTGCTGCACTCTGTGGCAGATGTTGTGGTTGAACAAG GATACTTGCAATCACTTTTTGGCGTCTATTCTCTTAGAGTTGAAAATGTTGGAGTTAGAAGGCCACCCAGTGATGATGTTAAAATCGAGGGGGTTGCGAACCCAAATGCTTTCAGGAAG GCAGTTATGATGCGTCTATCAAATATGAGAAATGAGGTTATGTCGAGGCAGGTTTCTACATTTGAAGATGTTCCAAACCATCTGATG ATGTCTACATCGAAGTCATTGAAACATGATTATAAACCTTCTCGGGAGCAGCTACTAATGCAGAAACTAGAGGAAGTTGGAAGCTCTGTCAAG AGAATACAATCTTTATTTGAAGAGCAACAATCCCAAACAACAGAATCCATAGATTGA
- the LOC108331753 gene encoding C-type lectin receptor-like tyrosine-protein kinase At1g52310 isoform X1 → MNEPELERLPLFPLLLTLQGQRNEQLFFFFCCCYSGTLSTLNETCGYFDGSLSRDTKVPCPIGWVMDPNKTKCFLHVGRPQSWNDSEICCSKYGGHLASLTSLQELQFAQSLCGESVNSCWIGGQRRNTTTGYQWMWSDNSPGNNSIFPLENVPPHCNGTGLSCHGNNTDSLCTVMTNNSNSLVSERCDNPHSSLCILDIDAACNRMHCHRDYYLIILIVVSALILSTTLAVVVWLLVYKRGKKRRRSRKISVPGASLPSWKVFTKEELRSITKNFSEGNRLVGDTKTGGTYSGVLSDGSRVAVKRLKRTSFQRKKEFYSEISRVARLRYPNLVAVMGCCYDHGDRYIVYEFVANGPLDKWLHHIPRGGRSLDWAMRMKIATTLAQGIAFLHDKVKPQVVHRDIRASNVLLDEEFGARLMGVGLSKIVPYEVMHERTVMAGGTYGYLAPEFVYRNEFTTKSDVYSFGVLLLEIVSGRRPTQAVDSVGWQSIFEWATPLVQVHRYHELLDPHITSSSSSIIPEASTIQKVVDLVYSCTQHVPSMRPRMSHVVHQLQQIAQPPAK, encoded by the exons ATGAACGAACCAGAATTGGAACGCCTTCCCCTCTTTCCTTTACTTCTCACACTTCAAGGGCAAAGAAATGAACagctcttcttcttcttctgctgctGTTACTCTGGCACGCTCTCG ACACTGAACGAGACTTGTGGATACTTCGATGGTTCTCTCAGTAGAGATACAAAAG TACCTTGCCCTATTGGTTGGGTTATGGACCCTAACAAGACCAAATGCTTTCTTCATGTTGGGAGGCCTCAATCTTGGAATGACTCAGAAATCTGTTGTAGTAAGTATGGTGGACATTTAGCTTCATTGACATCACTTCAGGAGCTACAATTTGCTCAGAGCCTGTGTGGTGAATCTGTGAATAGTTGCTGGATTGGTGGACAAAGACGCAACACTACAACTGGTTATCAGTGGATGTGGTCTGACAATTCACCAGGGAATAACTCCATATTTCCATTGGAAAATGTTCCTCCCCATTGTAATGGAACTGGACTATCCTGTCATGGAAACAATACAGATAGTCTGTGCACAGTAATGACTAATAATTCAAACTCTCTCGTGAGTGAGAGATGCGATAATCCTCACTCTTCTCTGTGTATACTTGATATAG aTGCAGCGTGTAACCGGATGCACTGCCATAGGGATTATTACCTTATCATCCTCATAGTAGTCAGTGCATTGATACTCTCCACAACATTAGCAGTGGTAGTTTGGCTTCTTGTATATAAGCGGGGAAAGAAAAGAAGGCGGTCTAGAAAAATATCTGTTCCAGGAGCTTCTCTTCCATCATGGAAAGTCTTCACCAAAGAGGAGTTAAGGTCAATTACGAAGAATTTCAGTGAAGGTAATCGTCTTGTTGGTGATACCAAGACTGGTGGTACATACAGTGGGGTTTTATCAGATGGTTCAAGGGTTGCAGTTAAGAGATTAAAGAGGACAAGTTTTCAGAGGAAAAAGGAGTTTTATTCTGAAATTAGCAGGGTTGCTAGGCTTCGATATCCCAATCTGGTTGCTGTGATGGGATGCTGCTATGATCATGGTGATCGCTACATTGTTTATGAGTTTGTAGCTAATGGTCCCTTAGATAAATGGCTGCATCACATACCTAGGGGAGGTCGCAGCTTAGATTGGGCTATGAGGATGAAAATTGCTACAACGCTTGCTCAAGGAATTGC GTTTCTGCATGACAAGGTTAAGCCACAAGTGGTGCATCGAGATATACGTGCAAGCAATGTACTCCTGGATGAGGAGTTTGGAGCACGCCTGATGGGTGTTGGTCTGTCCAAGATTGTGCCGTACGAAGTAATGCATGAGAGAACTGTCATGGCAGGTGGAACTTACGGATATCTTGCTCCAGAGTTTGTGTATAGAAACGAGTTTACAACAAAGAGTGACGTATATAGTTTTGGCGTCCTACTACTTGAAATAGTAAGTGGACGTAGACCTACACAGGCAGTTGATTCTGTTGGTTGGCAGAGTATCTTTGAGTGGGCAACACCTCTTGTGCAAGTTCATCGCTACCACGAACTCTTGGATCCTCATATAACTTCATCCTCTTCTAGCATTATCCCTGAGGCTAGTACCATCCAAAAGGTGGTTGACCTTGTTTATTCCTGCACGCAGCATGTTCCTTCTATGCGCCCTAGAATGTCTCATGTTGTTCACCAGCTGCAACAAATTGCCCAACCACCTGCAAAGTAA
- the LOC108331033 gene encoding uncharacterized protein LOC108331033, with the protein MNVLDSNVEALAFNYLSFGLLTALHSLWTWLALLTAALSFWKIRSAGCPRPTPIPIPETQPSAGPDRQTSNQEKTEPTREAVNAKGGAEEDVDGVRKGKFTAYYEEHVKCTCESESENEGFATACEESDGSGTEWWERWERLLRLRNGESENGWYTWQDVTELNGNVVRLWDGGLTGSFARESWYSNSNRIHVW; encoded by the coding sequence ATGAACGTGCTCGATTCTAACGTCGAAGCTTTAGCCTTCAACTACTTGAGCTTCGGTTTGCTCACTGCGCTCCACAGTTTATGGACCTGGCTCGCTCTTCTCACCGCCGCACTCAGCTTCTGGAAGATCCGATCCGCGGGCTGCCCCAGGCCCACGCCCATACCCATACCCGAGACCCAACCCTCCGCCGGGCCCGACCGGCAGACCTCCAACCAGGAGAAGACAGAGCCAACGCGAGAAGCGGTTAATGCTAAAGGCGGCGCGGAGGAGGACGTTGACGGCGTGAGGAAGGGGAAGTTCACAGCGTATTACGAGGAGCACGTGAAATGCACGTGCGAGAGCGAGAGCGAGAACGAGGGGTTCGCGACGGCGTGTGAAGAGAGCGACGGCTCCGGAACGGAGTGGTGGGAGAGGTGGGAGAGGCTGTTACGGCTGAGAAACGGGGAGAGTGAAAACGGGTGGTACACGTGGCAGGACGTGacggagcttaacggcaacgtTGTTAGATTATGGGACGGTGGGTTAACTGGTTCTTTCGCCAGGGAATCGTGGTACAGCAACTCCAACCGTATCCATGTCTGGTAA
- the LOC108331753 gene encoding C-type lectin receptor-like tyrosine-protein kinase At1g52310 isoform X2, with protein sequence MEAKSMALQFLLLLLSLLAVAAHGLASNATLNETCGYFDGSLSRDTKVPCPIGWVMDPNKTKCFLHVGRPQSWNDSEICCSKYGGHLASLTSLQELQFAQSLCGESVNSCWIGGQRRNTTTGYQWMWSDNSPGNNSIFPLENVPPHCNGTGLSCHGNNTDSLCTVMTNNSNSLVSERCDNPHSSLCILDIDAACNRMHCHRDYYLIILIVVSALILSTTLAVVVWLLVYKRGKKRRRSRKISVPGASLPSWKVFTKEELRSITKNFSEGNRLVGDTKTGGTYSGVLSDGSRVAVKRLKRTSFQRKKEFYSEISRVARLRYPNLVAVMGCCYDHGDRYIVYEFVANGPLDKWLHHIPRGGRSLDWAMRMKIATTLAQGIAFLHDKVKPQVVHRDIRASNVLLDEEFGARLMGVGLSKIVPYEVMHERTVMAGGTYGYLAPEFVYRNEFTTKSDVYSFGVLLLEIVSGRRPTQAVDSVGWQSIFEWATPLVQVHRYHELLDPHITSSSSSIIPEASTIQKVVDLVYSCTQHVPSMRPRMSHVVHQLQQIAQPPAK encoded by the exons ATGGAAGCTAAGTCCATGGCACTGCaatttcttctccttctgctctcTCTACTCGCTGTTGCTGCTCATGGACTCGCTTCCAATGCT ACACTGAACGAGACTTGTGGATACTTCGATGGTTCTCTCAGTAGAGATACAAAAG TACCTTGCCCTATTGGTTGGGTTATGGACCCTAACAAGACCAAATGCTTTCTTCATGTTGGGAGGCCTCAATCTTGGAATGACTCAGAAATCTGTTGTAGTAAGTATGGTGGACATTTAGCTTCATTGACATCACTTCAGGAGCTACAATTTGCTCAGAGCCTGTGTGGTGAATCTGTGAATAGTTGCTGGATTGGTGGACAAAGACGCAACACTACAACTGGTTATCAGTGGATGTGGTCTGACAATTCACCAGGGAATAACTCCATATTTCCATTGGAAAATGTTCCTCCCCATTGTAATGGAACTGGACTATCCTGTCATGGAAACAATACAGATAGTCTGTGCACAGTAATGACTAATAATTCAAACTCTCTCGTGAGTGAGAGATGCGATAATCCTCACTCTTCTCTGTGTATACTTGATATAG aTGCAGCGTGTAACCGGATGCACTGCCATAGGGATTATTACCTTATCATCCTCATAGTAGTCAGTGCATTGATACTCTCCACAACATTAGCAGTGGTAGTTTGGCTTCTTGTATATAAGCGGGGAAAGAAAAGAAGGCGGTCTAGAAAAATATCTGTTCCAGGAGCTTCTCTTCCATCATGGAAAGTCTTCACCAAAGAGGAGTTAAGGTCAATTACGAAGAATTTCAGTGAAGGTAATCGTCTTGTTGGTGATACCAAGACTGGTGGTACATACAGTGGGGTTTTATCAGATGGTTCAAGGGTTGCAGTTAAGAGATTAAAGAGGACAAGTTTTCAGAGGAAAAAGGAGTTTTATTCTGAAATTAGCAGGGTTGCTAGGCTTCGATATCCCAATCTGGTTGCTGTGATGGGATGCTGCTATGATCATGGTGATCGCTACATTGTTTATGAGTTTGTAGCTAATGGTCCCTTAGATAAATGGCTGCATCACATACCTAGGGGAGGTCGCAGCTTAGATTGGGCTATGAGGATGAAAATTGCTACAACGCTTGCTCAAGGAATTGC GTTTCTGCATGACAAGGTTAAGCCACAAGTGGTGCATCGAGATATACGTGCAAGCAATGTACTCCTGGATGAGGAGTTTGGAGCACGCCTGATGGGTGTTGGTCTGTCCAAGATTGTGCCGTACGAAGTAATGCATGAGAGAACTGTCATGGCAGGTGGAACTTACGGATATCTTGCTCCAGAGTTTGTGTATAGAAACGAGTTTACAACAAAGAGTGACGTATATAGTTTTGGCGTCCTACTACTTGAAATAGTAAGTGGACGTAGACCTACACAGGCAGTTGATTCTGTTGGTTGGCAGAGTATCTTTGAGTGGGCAACACCTCTTGTGCAAGTTCATCGCTACCACGAACTCTTGGATCCTCATATAACTTCATCCTCTTCTAGCATTATCCCTGAGGCTAGTACCATCCAAAAGGTGGTTGACCTTGTTTATTCCTGCACGCAGCATGTTCCTTCTATGCGCCCTAGAATGTCTCATGTTGTTCACCAGCTGCAACAAATTGCCCAACCACCTGCAAAGTAA